From the Rhinopithecus roxellana isolate Shanxi Qingling chromosome 5, ASM756505v1, whole genome shotgun sequence genome, the window GAAGTCAAGAAACTGGAGTGTTAGCTTCTGAGGCACAGACTCAGCCCTGCCACCTACTTACCTTCCTTTGCAGGCCACATCAGGCCTTTGAGGCCTCCTGGGCCACCCTTGAAAGGCTTCCAGCTGCAGGGACATGTCATGGCTTCTGGGAAATGTCGCGATGAGGTTCTGCAGGAGAGAACACAGGTATGTCAGGACGTCCCGTCAGCATCAGGAGCCCACATTGAATGACAGTGTTGTGACCCAGCCTCACAGACTTGGATTTTGGGAAATATTCATCTCTGGCTTGAGTGGGAGGCATCTCAGGGCTGCGATCTCTTCAAGCCCATTTGAGAAATCTGGGGTGTTTTCAGCTCCTATCTCCAACCCTTCCAGCCTGCCCAAGCACACAGGGGCTGCTCCTCTTGTCTTTACCACCTGCCTCTAATGCCCGGCCCCAGTCACTGGTCTGAAGGGGCTCTGACAATTCACGTTAAGAGACTTAGGAATGCCACAATTCCATAACTGTCTTCCCACAAAGAAATTGTAGCTTAATAGGAGCCAGACCTACATCTGGAGTTGGAAGCTACAAGGATGGGACATCAGATATCGAGGACAAAGCAGCCTCTGAAAAGAGGGGGCAATTTCTTGGTAGAGGCAGGAATTTTCCTAGGCCTCTGACATCCCAGCCAGGGCTGCTCCTCGTGCCCTTACTTCCCTGAGGCCCAGGCTGCCACAAAAGACAGTGATCCCAGAAAGACACACAAGTGAATCCCTGGGCTTAGCAGGGATGGAGCAGCCTGGTCTGAACAAGATGCATGGGCTGGCCATTTAGAAGCCCCTTCTTCAGGAGAGTCCTGCATTCAAGAACTACATGAGAGAAGTGAAGTGGGTGCTCTAAAGAGCAACTGCTATTACATGCTTGGAACCCTGTGGGCTGCCCCAGAAGCCCCAACGGACGCAACTGCCACTGggcgggtgggggaggggaggcagctTGGGCAGCCAAGGGTCCCAGTCTCTTACAAACTTCCTGCACACCTGGGGAAGGCAGCAGCTCTGGGGTCTGCAGGGGGGGCACCTCATGATTCCTAACTCTCCTAGAAATGAGAAGGAATTCAAAGAGACCCACTTGATAACCTGTCAGGCTGCATAGCAGTGAGGCTTCCTCCTTTAGTAGGTTCTTGAAATTGTATATCTATatacaaatagataaatatacatatacaatatacaGAGTGGCTGCAGGTTTGCTATAGCAAGGCAGTGGGTGAAGGTGATGGGTGTGCAGTGGTGGACTCTGGAACCCCCCAAGGGGCTCCCCTGCTGGACGCAGAACTGTAGCCTTTGAGTGGCTGACCAAGACAAAAAGGAAGAGGGACGAGACAGAAGGCAGGGCTGCAAGGATACAAGGCCTTATCTACTAAGTCCTACTCTCATGTAGGCCATTACCCCTGACctatctgagcttcagtttctctgaaagGAAAATGGGTCATCAAGAGACAAATAcacaggaggaaaggaaaaatcatGAGGGCAAAAGGTCCAGGGTgaatggagggaaggaaaaaattaCAGAGATCAAGTAGAACCACAGACAGGAAAGAGCCTTTGGCAAGATAGCGGCAGGGAGGTAAAAGAGAGGGGAAGTAATGGGAAACCAAGCCAACCCACTCCTTGGGTGGCAAGGAGAAGGAAGCTAAGGGTGGAATGGTGGAGATCTGGGGAAGGTAGAATCAGGAACCAGGGACATAGTGCAGAAGAAACAGCCTACTGGACCAGCCAGTGTTGGAGGGTGGACCTGGGACATGCAAGGCGTTTTCTTCTCATTCCAGTCAGAGGCAGGAGACAGGAAGTGAAAGGGGCCAGCTAAGGCAGGACAGGAGGAGGGCAGAAAGCTCAAAGTGTCCTTCTCCTGTTCCCTCATCCCCTCTCCCTCCAACCCTCCCAAAAGCCTTGCCCCAGAAACAAGGGAATAGAACCCAGGAAGGTTGAGTAGAGAGATGGGGTTCAGGCATCCTTTCCCTTTCCAGAGAGAAATGATAGCTTAACAGTGATCAGCTGAATGGCCGGGAAACACCCCCATAATGGTGGAGGGCTGAGCACCTAGTACCTTAGCCTAGGGGAAAGGGACAGGCTTGAGGTCTTCCCGGACTCTTCAGACTCTAGACGAGGTCTCCTGTCCAGGGAAGCTCAGGTGTGAGGGAGACTCAGAAATGGCTCCCGGGTGGAGGAGATTGGGCTACCTCCTCTGGGGAGGCTGCTTGAAGCCTAGTGGGTACAGCACAGAATAGCCAGAAGAGGGGGGTGCCAAGGCATGCCCCCCTCACAAAAGCCCCCATGAGGCTGCTCTCAAAACCCTAGCAGGAGCACCTCCACTTTTCCTTCCTCCAATCCCAAGGGGTAGGGGAACTCCCTTTGGACCCAGAGAAGCCCTCACATAGTCCTCCTGCTGGCCAACTCTGCTATCTCAGGTCCCAGTGCCCTGGGAGATGAAGGCCATTGCTGCAGAGGAAAACCAAAATCAGACATCTGGGGAAGAAGTGTGATCccaaggaaggaaataaatggcTCCCAAAATTGCTCAGTGCTCCCATACTAAGCAGGAGGAGATGGATGTAGGATTTCTCTTCAGGCAGGGCTCTGGAGCATCTAACTGAGGTGTTGCTGTTGGATCATGATCACACATGTAGAGAGCCAGCAGAAAACGATTTTGTGGGGAAGGTCCACTAAAACCTTTCTAGGTAAATCAAAGTTCAACAGACCCAACTGCCAGGCATCCTGGTAGGGGTGGTGTCCTGGACAGGACACCACACCACTCACTTCCCTTTGCATTTCCCTATTGCCACTCTCCTTTGATATTTGTTTAGGAATTCACCCATCTGTAAGCTCATTGCtttatcaaatatttgttgagctttGCTGGGCAGAggagatataaaaatgaatgagacaaAGTTCCTGCATTCAAGTACCTTCCTGGGTGGTGAGAAAGGGCAGACTGACATGTGAGAATGAAGAGAGAAATACAGGATGCAGGCGGATGGCTCAGGTAGACACATCCCTTAGTCCCTGCTCTCATGGGTAAATACAGCTACTGGGAGGAAGTTAACATCAAAAAATCCTCCAGCGGAGTCAATATTTGTTGCCTCTCACCAGGCAGATAGGAAGTTAGAAACCAGAAAGTTCTTTGCCCATTAGGGAATTTAGAGTCTAAAACCAAAACATACTCACATGTATTAATTGGGGTCCTTGCCTTGAGCAGCATCGATGTCAGGGAAAAGAAAGCTACTTGGCGAGTTAGGATACAGCGGGAGGGGTCTCAAAGACAGCCATTGAAAATGCCCCCAAATGCTGGAGACCTCAGGTTTGAAGGGGTTCTGATGGCCATATGGACTTATAATGGACATGGTTCAGAGGTTTCCTCCGACCAGCACAGGACTCGGGGAGGGGGAGCAGGGAAGCCCCCAGTATCCAGATTTTGGGGATGTCAGTGCTACAGGGACTGGACTCATAATTGCAAGCTGCCTCTTCAGTGTTCCCAGTTGAAGGGCAGAGGTCTAGGGTGGGTCCCAAGAAGATGGGGACAGCCCAGATGATCATCAATGCAGTCTTGGCTGGCAGGGGAAGGGGGTTCCTGGAAGGGGTCACGAAGAGGTGGAGTTGACACTGGAGTATCACCAAGGTGGTGCTTCCTCGCCACCAGAAAGCCTGGcctggggaggagaaaggaggaagatgaCCCAGCTGGAATGACAGCCTGCCTACTCCCTGCTGCCCCTGTATTGGGCTATCACTGCTGGGGAGTACATCTAAACAGAGGGCTATTTGATAAGTCTTAAATATCCACAGGACTCCCAACTCAGGAGAGACAAATgggcagaaacagaaaagtaaatgctgagattatatgtgaagaaagagaaagcacaGCAAGAGCAGAACAAAGAGTCAGGATGAAAAACCTCATGGtgtcaaaaaagaaggaaggagatgaGAGGAAGAAGAGTGTCCCTTAGGAAACCAAAGTCAGAGTGAGGTCAGGACAAGGCTAACAGCACAGGAAGAGGTGACTGGCTGGACCTCGCCCAAAGAGGATTGAGCCTGAAAGCTTCAGGGATGTGGTCTGTGCTTCGTCCCTCTGCCCCTAACTCTGGGGACATGCCTCTCTTGGGGATAGAATGCAGATGAAGAGAAACAGAAGTGGCCAAGTCAAGAAGCCATGGGCTGAGGGTGCCCCAGCTGCCCACCTCCCTTGGGGCAAAGCTCATCCCTAGTTTACAAGGAGTGCATGACAACTGGCCCTTGTCTTGGGCCAGACCCAAACCCATACGGGCAACAAGGCATGTGTTTTTGAGCCTCTCTCCCACCTTCCAGCCCTATCCAGGTGTCTCTGGGAAGCTTCCCCCTAACGTCAAAGGATTCCCTCCAGCAGCTGCCCTGCCTGACCAGGCACAGCTGACTCTGAAGAGAAGATGCTCGCAGCCCCatacctttttcattttttctttcagaaagatCTGCATCTTAACTAAAGTCTGTTTCCCACTGAGAGGAACGTGGCTCCATAGCTGATGTCAAGGAGAGAAAGGACTGTTTGGGGCTGAAGGGTGGGGACATGGGTCTTGGATCCCACTCGCCCTTCCCTGGGACTCAGGCAGCCCTGGGAAGCTCAGTTTTGTGGAGGACACAAGGGACCCTAGCTCAGCCCTGGGCAGGCAGGCTGGGAAAGGAGTGGCCCTTTGTCTGGGGAGGGACTGGGCTGCTCTGTGCCCAGAAACTACATGGATAAGCACTTGCGTGATATGCACCCGAAGCCAGTCCCCAGGAAGCCCTGCCATTGAGAGTCAGTGCCACCACACAGCCCTCTCTGCACCCCTAGACCCCACGGATAGGGAGAAGGGTTGGTCCTGGACCCAAAGGACCCCTCAAGTGGAGTAAGGCTCCCCAACTGCTCTTGCCCAGAGAGCTCTGCCTATGAAAGGGTCCACCAAAGAGACCAGAGCTGAGAGATGGTACAAGCTCCCCTGTGGCAGTTGTGGTTGTAAAAAGGGGGGTCTCAGGATGAGATCTGGGTGCCTGAAAAATGGTCAAATCACAGTTCAGTTCAAGAAGCAAGCAGCAGTAGCCTGCTCCACGAGGTTAGGCTGAGGGCTGCTCTTCAGCTTGGCTTCCAAGGTGGTTTGCTCTGGATCAGCTGCTTTGAGTATTTGACCCGTGAGTGACCTGACACTTTCAGGTCGTCTTGGACCCCAAGCCAAAGTCTCACAGAAGTTGCCACTCATGACTTGTCTGAGTACATGgcaccaaaacaaacaaagccagcctgctttcttttcctttctcattccaCCACTCTCCACAGTCATGTCTCCATTCACTGATGTATTGTTCACTGAACAGCTATTAACTTGGCCTTGATACGAGACATAAAATAGAGAGTGGCACATAGTCCCTAACTTTAAGTAGTTCACTGCATCTTGGGGAAAGGTACGGtcctcatggggagggggtattGGTGATGCTTGCTGGGGCCTTCCTTAGACTTCAGATATCAAGCCCTCATAGCCTATCTCTTCTATTGTACCTCACAGGGAACTAAAATAACTTTAGATTGTAAAGGTAGCTAAAACGTTACTAGAAAACAGCttcaattagaaaatattttaggggTGGCAAGGAGTGAGCAGGCCTCTGCCCATCAAGGTCTCATGGTCTTACAGGAGACACTACTTTGGGTGGACATGGTTCAGAGGTCTCCTCAGACGAGCACAGGACTAGGGGAGAAGGAGCAGGGAAGCCCCTGTGATCCAGATTTTGGGGATGTCAAATCCCATTGTCTCCCTTTATGCCATACTGGCATTTTAAGGACCAGGAGAAATCTTCAGGGCTACATGTCCAATGTGGAGAGTGCCCTGAAATTCtggaaactccatctcttaaGGGTTCTGATGGTGTCATATGGGCTTATGACAGGAAGAAGCATCAGATGCTTTCTGCGACCAGCACAGGACTAGGGGAGGTGGAGCAGGGAAGCCCCCAGGATCCAGGTTTTGGGGAGGTCAGTGCTGTACGGGCTAGACTTGTGTCTGGAAGCTGCCTCCTTTTGTGTTCTCAGTTGAAGGGCAGAGGGTGGTGGGCTGATCTTAAGAAGATGGGGCAGCCCAGATGATGGCCAATGGGAGTCTCGGGGGCTCCTGAAGGGGGCCAAGAGGAGCAGGGGTGAGGCTACAGCATCATTCAAGGGTATCATTCACATGTCGCTTCCTTGTCATTAGAAAGCCAGGTTTGGGGAAtgattaaatggtaaattttgtaaTGCGTGTGTTTCATTGCAATTTTTTAGACATGGcatggggaggagagaaggtgTCCTCCCTTCAGTTTTGAGGATGGATAGGAGTGACATGGGGTCAGAACCCCTCTCTGCTGTCACTCTTTGTGGAGCCCCAACACATTCTTTACAAAGAAAGAATGCCAAAGGAGGGCATTTTTATCTGACTCAAATGTCTAGAGACCTCGAGAccctggagagacagagacagaggttCTGGGGTTATATTTGTGGACTGAGACGGGGGAGATAAAGCCCCCTGAGAAAGACAGAACCAAAACAGTAGTGGGGAAGATATGATCAGAGACAAAATTAGAGACAGTAAAAGTGGAAACAAGGCACCCAGAGGGGCAGACAGCCATAGCCACAGGGGGAGAAGAGAGAAGTACAGAGACCAAAATATGAAATTGTTGGGCACAGTGAGCCTTTGCCTGGCTGGCTTCCAGGGAAGAGTCAAATTCCTCTGAATTTCATggtttaaaaagacagaaatttgaGTCATTAGAGATTTTCAGTGGAGGAAGGACAAGGGATAGACAGGTCTCTCCTGGGATAGAACCACCAGTATTCTCTGTGATTCAGAGATATAAGTTACTTGCCTTATCTAGAGTGGCTCATCTCCTTGGCTACCAATTATCTTGCTACCTTCTGGCCAGGTGTAGGGCCCAAATTAACTAAGAAGactgaagagaagagagaaagaagcgaGAGAGCGGAGACCTGGCTGGGCGTGACACTGCTACTATCCTCTGAGTCAAGCAATTCCCAAAGCCGCCAGGTTAGCTGATCCTTGGCTCCATCTGTAGGGATTCTTTGTGGAGGAAATATGCAGATGGAGAGTGGTGGCGGCACACAGGGTACCTGAGACAAGTGCTCAGCCTTTAGAGACCCAATTCCTGCTGCTGTCCTCATTAGCTGCCCCTTGGCAGCCAGGGACCCACAACTCTGCCCTGCAGGCTCTGGACAGCTTTGGTCATAGCTCACCTCTAGCCTGGATGGGCCTGGTGGACAGTTCTGTGCTTGTTTGGGAAGTCCCCCCGCTTCTGCCCTTTAGTCCTTCCTCCTCCTATCTGGTCTCTCCTTTCCAAAGAGCTTTAAACTTTCTCAAAAGCAGAAAGGCGAAGGCATGTGGATGAGTTTCTTCCCCAAAGAAAGTTTAAGCTTAGTAGTGGACATTtcttaacaaaatgaaaaagaaccagGGTCAGGGGCTGACTACTTTTCAGACAGTGGGTGGTTATTCATGGTCAGGTGATTTCCTGACTTCTGCGAAAGCCCAGCCCAGAATGTTTATCACTTTATTCCCTTCCAAAGCCCAGGCAGCCTCAAGAAAACTTCTAAGCAGGTCCCAGGCAGAACTCTCTTAGAAGGAGAACAAACTAAGCCTGCAAATGGGAATTCAGAGAAGCAGAAGACTTGTCAAGAATGTCCAAATCACAATAATTAAATAACCAAGATACCCTAACCTATAGTCTAGGGCCCGGGACTAGTCTGGTTCTGACAGGCTTTTCCTTCATCAGTGCCCTTTGACTCCAGCTAACTTCAAGAAACTTACTCCTCTAGGATAGCCCACACATCCCATTGATGAATTTGCTAAGTTAGAGAAGGATCTGCATCCTTGCCCTGTGAGAACCTTCTGCCTTCAGTAAGCTCCCAATGTGAAGGGGGCATACAGACAATCAAGTGTGCAATCCTGTGGCCCCATGTTAAATGCAATATAATGTCCCCATGCCCTGATGCTTAGGAGAGAACCCTAGAGTCATCAAGGCAGCCATAGTAAAAGACTGCAAGGCCTGGCAATCTCTTTAATGGAAATGCCTTTGGAGATATTTGGCCTGTCCTCAGAGTAGCACATGGCAATGAAACAGGCTCTCACTCCCCAGGGGGGCAGAGGTTTCCAAGATTGTGGTCTTGGGTGACTGAAATACAGTGCTTGGATCAGGAACTCTTTTCTATTTCCAGGTGGAGACTAGAAAACCAAGAGAAGAGAAGTGATGGGTCAGAAATTTGTGCCTCGTGGACCATCCCTTTCCTGTCTGTGGAGCcttccaagaaggaaggaaggcagcaaTGAGAACAATCTGGCTAATGAGGTTGAACTCAAGCAATAGATCAGGTAAAAGAGGTTGCTTTTGCTTTGCTCTGCCTGGAATGTCCATAGGCCTTTCTTCATGGTACCTATTTTGTCATGCTGTagacaattaaaatttttaacatagaCCAACACAGACGCATCCTGCTTCCTGCTCTTGCAGGATATCGAGGATGTCCTGCAGCAAGGCAAAGTAAGCAAGAGCAGAGAGCAGCAGAGTCCTGAAGAAAACAGACATGGAGTGCAGGGGAGgcgaggggaagggaaaggacaggaggggaagggaggggaaagagggaagagaagggggaggtggggTCTGGGGCATCAGAGCTGGGTCAAGGACATGGGGATCCAGGAACCTTTGTCCAGGAATGCATACCTTGGTCCAGTCTTGCTCTGGAAAGAGAACTGTGATGGAAATGAAAGACCACGATGGTCAGAGGCACTTTGAAACAAATCACTGTCTGACTTGCCTGTTCCCCCTTCTGATCCTCAGCGTAAGTTTCTGAGGGAGAGGAACTCTGTGTAGAATGAGCCTCGATAAGGCTGcctaagagaagaagaaaggaaaagagggcaTTTTGCCAAAGGGAGGAGCTGGGGCTTGCTTCCAGTTAGCCCTCTGACAGCTCGCACTTTGGAATGTGTGTGTAGGTTGGAGGCAAGGGCGTGGGGCAGATAGAGAGGGCTATGGTTAGGGGAGTGGCTAGTGGTTAAAGGAATTCAAGTCCTTGTGAGGCCAGCTACTAGGCTTCCATCCTCTGGGCTGTTCCCTTGAGGTCTTCATCCTTACCTGGTTCTAAGCCAGGCCATATCCCAGATTCAGCATTGAAGAGAGAATTATTAGATTGACCCAAGCCCACAAACTCTCCCTTCAAAATAGGCACTCCCAAAACTAAAGGGGCCCTACTGTCCCCAGGAAGAGCAATAACAATTAGGGTCAAACTTTGAGTTGTTTTTCACTCCTGGAAGGGATGTATATCCATATAGGAAGTAGGGTGAGCTGCCTGCCCCAAGGTAGGAGGAAGAATGACTTTCCAACAAAAGCTTGAGCATAACCTCATTTTTATGCTATAGGAAATTATCAAACGACCTATTAGAAGAGCTTCTTTTAGAAAGACAAGGCAAAATTAGGCTGTTAAGAATGCTTtgcctagcacttgggaggccaaggtgggctgattgcttgagctcaggagttcagtgccagactgggcagcatggtgaaaccctgtctctattaaaatatgaaaaataaaatagatagatagatagatagatagatagatagatagatagatagatagatagatagatagatgcgtggcagcatgtgcctgtagtcccagctactcaggaggctgaggcaggagaattgcctgaacctgggaggtggaggttgcagtgagctgagattgcgccactgcactccaaactgggtgacagagcgagactccatctccgaaAACGATAAGAGCGCCTTGCTCTGGTGGCCTGAACCAGTCATCgtccttttatttcattattcacttTACTTGGGATTACGCCCCATCTTCCTGGTTCTTGGCTTTGATCACCCCCAATTCATTCCCAGTCAACTTCTTTGGACTGATACTTGTCTCAGGAGACTTCACTCATACTGAGCTCTGAGTTTCCTGGGAAACCCACATCTCTTTACTAATGGGACTTCGTGTTGCAAATGAGAATGCCTATTTTGAAGCGAGTGTTTATGAACTCTATTCTTTttcacaagcatttttttttaatccataaatTTAATatgtaccttttatttttttcattaagggCTCACGGGACTTGTCTTGATCTGTAGTTTTGGCTACACCTGCTTGGGAAAGCCCGGTCTGGGAATTCCTGCCACCACTAACTCACTGACTTCCACTTGCCTGGGATCTATTAGAATTCTTCCATTGCAGATGTTCTGACACACTGAAGCTGCCTTACCTGACAAGCTAATACCCAATTCCTTCTAGAACTCATGGATTTATattcctcttctctccccactCTTGTCCAGACCTTTACATCCTGGATTCTTTACCATTTCTGCCCCTGGGACTCTTGGATATCATTGTCACTCATACCCATAAAGCACCTTAGGAACTGGACattactattttaatattattcaaaACACATCCATGGAATCTCAAGTGTGAGGCATATACTCTAATAAGTCTTGGGGAttcaaaaatgaatgagaaaccGTGTCTTTTCCTCTAAAAGCAATCTTGTAAAATCGCGTCCAGTAGCTTCCAAGACATTAGAGGTGAAGTTGAGTTTGTAAGCTAACATAGGGAGTCAATGTCTTGGATGGCAAATGGAAAAAATCCTTAAAGCCTCTAGTCTGTGAGTGGCTGGGGTTGGGCTTGAGAAGTTCCTGGGAAGGAACTTTCTGACAGAGTAGATACTCCCTGGACTGAGTCAGCCTTTCTGGATGTGTTTCTAATAATGGGGTCCACAGTTGGAGAGGGAAACCTCATTGTCAGAGTTCCCAGCTAGAAGCAGACAGAAAGCCCGTGGGGTGAGTGTGAGAAGGTTTGGTTTCATGTCTGCAAACCAAATGGTGGCTActggaaaagtgaaaaaagagtGATCAATGAAAAGGCAAGACCAGAAGGGATACAAAGAGTGAAACACCACCTCCAGGGCACAAGGTCCCCCAGCCTGGAAGCTGCTTGCTGATGTCCAACTCCACTCCTGCTTTCTAACCCCACCGTAGCCATCCCAGGGTCCTGTTCCTCCtatgaaagaaaaagtcaaatggaTGAGCCACAATGGCCCCACTAGGGAAAGAGAATCTGCTAGGTAGGGAGAGAGATATAGAAAGATACAAAGAGatacataaaaagaacaagacatagaaataaaataacaaagagtGACAGcagcagaaaaataacaaaagaactgGTTGCTTCCCCTAGGAGAAAATCCAGAGTGCAGAGCAGTGATGAGGAGACTGGGGGCAAGCAACAGATAGAGAATGCCAGCAGAAGGCAGAAACAGAGGTGTCCATGTCACAGACCTGGAGGGATTCAGAGAGGGCAAAGGGCAGAAGCGGGACTCTAGCTACAATATTCTGTCCCGGTGAGCCCACCATCTGTCCCTAGCATGCTCATGCTTCTCCCCACACATTCACAGCTCCTGCAGAAAGACAAAACCATAGAGGAAAGCACTCAGAAAGGAGCAGGATGAGGGAATGCAAAGAAAAGGTAAATGAGGGAAGCATTGAAAGATacagggaagagagaaggggtTCTGGCCTTTGGTGTGGAGGCCAGAAAGATACGCAAAAGGCTGGAAATGTGCCCCACAGTCATCACAAACCCCACTCCCAGGCGGGCTCCTGGTACACATGGAAGCAAAGGAGTAAAAAATGTGGTTGGATGAAGTTAGATTGCTTGCGGCCActgaaatatccccagaaaatTTCTCTCTTCAGCTTTCGAAATAAGTTATTCTAACTCAGAGTTGATGCTTCTGCAGATGGGTTTGGATGCTACCTAAGGTCTAGGTCCCCATCATTGCCCCTTGCCCCACTTAGGGCAGGAGAAGGTGTCTAGTATCCACTAGACACCATCCAGTGAAGTGCTCTTAAACTCGGGAACTTGTCTCACCTTACTACAGTGAGGGAGAGGTGCTTGCTTCATTTGCAATCGCTGGCCTTTGGCCTGGTGAGAGGTCCTAATCCTGTGCTCTGGAGTGGAGAGGCAAGCCTCTGTGCTCATCCCAACAGAACCTCTTCCAGTGGCAGCAGGAGGGACGGGAGACAGGTGAAGTTAGAAGATGCTTTGCTGTATTCACCAAGTCTTCAAAACAAGAGCACTGAAGTGCTGAGGACTGTTTTTCCTTGACTTTTTAGCCTTGATACAATGGCCACAAAGAAGAGCTCTTCACAGTAGAAGCTTGTTATGTTTGCTTTGCCGTCATCCACCATAAGGCCTGGAGTACAACCTTCTTCCCATTTCAGTAAACATCTACTGAGTAAATCACACGAGGATATCTGCTTTCTCAGGAATTTTACTAAACTACTGTTTGATGGTAAACTCAACTTCAGAGGACTTCAACTGTAGCCTGAACCAGGTTTCTTCATGACAAGATATGGGTGAGAGAGGGGGGAACCACAAAAAAATCTGCACTGCTAGAAAAATGGTCCCATCATAATTCAGGTCAAGGCTCTCGAACCAAGTGTAAAAGCTAGGCCCAGATTTTCCTTCAGCTGGGACCTGGAATTGGTCTTGATCAGTTTATTGCAGGAGACACGTTCCTTTGTAGGGCCTAGAGCAGTGCAGGCACAGAGTTGCAGAAAACCCACAGCAGTCTCAGacttttcagagaaactgctccAACTTTAAGGTTCACGTCCTAAAAAAACCCACCAGTCCCGGTGCTCATATACTTGTCTCTCTCCTTTGTCTTCAGGTTTTCTTATCCTTACTTCATGCTGTACTTGACTCTCCGCTGACTTACTTAATAGATACATGAAAACACTTGAGAACTCTTTATCTAAACTCCTTGATGAAAATCACTTtacttggcaaatatttattgagctttaTCTTATATTGAACTCCTGGTAGTGTTGAGAACTCAAATTCAATTGAGAATTTGTTTTCCCCCACTGAGAATGTCACTGTTGAGTAAGGAGGAGTGGACTGCGGGAAAGGAGGCTGGAGTCAGTCAGGGAGCAGAGTGTCCCTTAAGGAGTCATCCTATGGGAATTTGCAAATCACAGTGGGGTTCAAGAAGGTGACAGTGGGTAACTTCTTTCTATTCCCAGGTGGAGAAGAAAGAGCCAGATGGTCAGGATGATGAGCAGGGAACTCCCCTTTAGATGTCATTCTTCTCATGGCAAGTGATGACAGTGGGAGAAGCAGAGGCTGGGGCATCTGAGAAAGTGGGAAAATGAGATTTCCACATGTTTTTCAAAGGCAGGGTGATCTTGGTTGAACCAGTCGCCTCTAGGGTGGCAAAATGGTGCCCTGTCCCTTTCCTTCTATTCTCACATTGCCCTGTTGATAAAAATGGCCAAACTCCATAAAATagttgaagagatttattctgagccaaataggagtgaccatggcccatgacacagccctcaggaggtcctaagaacatgtgtccaaggtggtcagg encodes:
- the LOC104660844 gene encoding uncharacterized protein LOC104660844 isoform X1: MASPCILFRPGCSIPAKPRDSLNLIATFPRSHDMSLQLEAFQGWPRRPQRPDVACKGREELFSRKDPKGSKAKGAICFSADSEDKEEKCPVSPILLVLIFQ